One Esox lucius isolate fEsoLuc1 chromosome 1, fEsoLuc1.pri, whole genome shotgun sequence genomic region harbors:
- the ptx3a gene encoding pentraxin-related protein PTX3, with the protein MFLWRLPQAVCLVWLCVSLTVGYEDNIEVSFSDTYYNEITEGEPVEPTATPAPCKTSDLTKWDKLFSMLENSQMRENMLLQYSDDIIKVELGSLRGEMLRFVAQYGGACGVAVESAGRRMSLQMEARLRESMEHLRQERSIAVGNTAGNSVNSHQETLLQQLLAASRTQASRLMKLENSCLTNPRPITPTEANSRDLQQVVALTEMLDAVVTELGKTRAVLEEALKSAHIRHLPAGCETAILFPMRSRRIFSSVTPDLPLTLSSFTVCLWTKPVSVANRTVLFSYGTKRNPYEIQLLFSGTAALFTVGGEAHLVEARGVVKGGSWTHLCGAWSSEQGIASLWANGQRKASTPGVAEGHVLPSGGTLQLGQEKIGNVVVHGSHASGSQVSGFEGGFDANLAFAGKMTGVNMWDRVLTGEEISQLALQDGDGCEQRGNVVGWGLTEIVPHGGAQFIN; encoded by the exons ATGTTTCTGTGGCGGCTCCCTCAGGCGGTGTGtctggtgtggttgtgtgtttcgcTGACTGTTGGCTACGAGGACAACATCGAGGTGAGCTTCAGTGACACTTACTACAACGAGATCACAGAGGGAGAACCAGTGGAGC CCACCGCCACCCCAGCCCCCTGTAAGACTTCGGACCTGACTAAGTGGGACAAGCTCTTCTCCATGCTGGAGAACTCTCAGATGAGGGAGAACATGCTTCTGCAGTACTCAGATGACATCATCAAGGTGGAGTTGGGGTCACTGCGTGGCGAGATGCTAAG GTTCGTGGCTCAGTACGGCGGGGCCTGTGGCGTTGCGGTGGAGAGTGCTGGCCGGAGGATGTCCTTGCAAATGGAGGCTCGATTACGGGAGAGCATGGAGCATCTCAGGCAAGAACGGAGCATCGCGGTTGGGAACACTGCCGGCAATTCTGTCAATAGCCATCAGGAGACGCTGTTACAGCAGCTCCTAGCTGCGTCGCGGACACAGGCTTCACGACTGATGAAACTGGAAAACAGCTGCTTGACTAATCCTAGACCGATAACACCAACAGAGGCTAACAGCAGAGACCTGCAGCAAGTAGTGGCATTGACAGAGATGCTTGATGCCGTGGTGACAGAGCTTGGGAAAACAAGGGCAGTGCTGGAGGAGGCATTGAAGTCGGCACATATACGACATCTGCCCGCag GCTGCGAGACCGCAATTCTCTTCCCAATGCGCTCCCGTCGCATCTTCTCCTCTGTGaccccagacctccctctcacactctcttCATTCACTGTGTGCCTATGGACCAAGCCTGTCTCTGTGGCAAACAGAACTGTTCTGTTCTCTTACGGAACAAAGCGGAATCCCTACGAGATCCAGCTCCTGTTCAGCGGGACCGCGGCTCTCTTCACCGTCGGAGGAGAGGCTCACCTTGTGGAAGCACGTGGCGTTGTGAAGGGAGGAAGCTGGACCCACCTGTGTGGTGCTTGGAGTTCTGAGCAGGGCATTGCGTCATTATGGGCCAATGGACAAAGAAAGGCTTCCACACCCGGTGTGGCCGAAGGTCACGTTTTACCCAGCGGAGGTACACTCCAGCTGGGACAGGAGAAGATCGGCAATGTGGTTGTTCATGGTTCACATGCCAGTGGGAGTCAGGTGTCAGGGTTCGAGGGAGGCTTTGACGCAAATTTGGCTTTCGCTGGGAAAATGACAGGGGTGAACATGTGGGACCGTGTGCTGACAGGAGAGGAGATATCCCAGCTGGCTTTGCAGGATGGCGATGGGTGTGAGCAGAGGGGAAACGTAGTTGGTTGGGGCCTGACAGAGATTGTGCCTCACGGGGGCGCCCAGTTTATCAATTAG